The Antarcticibacterium flavum genome contains the following window.
TCACCTCTACAGAGGTCTGGGGATCCAGGTTTCCGGTAGGCTCATCGGCCAGGATCAATTCGGGGTCGTTTAATAATGCCCGGGCAATGGCGATACGCTGCTGTTCCCCGCCGGAGAGCTGGTAGGGGAATTTAAATCCTTTGGTTTTCATTCCCACCTTGTCCAGCACTTCATCGATCCTGCGATCCATGGAAGCTTTATCTTTCCATCCTGTAGCCCGAAGCACAAACTGAAGGTTATCTCTCACGTTCCGGTCATTCAGCAATTTAAAATCCTGGAATACCACACCTAGTTTCCTTCTTAAAAAGGGAATGTCTTTTTCTTTCAAAGTACGTAGGTTATAATCTACAATAGTCCCTTCACCTTCAGTTAAGGGAAGGTCCCCGTAAAGGGTTTTCATGAAACTACTTTTACCGGTACCTGTCTTTCCTATTAAATAAACGAAATCCCCTTTATTGATAGTTACATCAACTTCAGAAAGAATAAGGCTTTCACGCTGATAAATGGCGGCGTTTTTTAATTCGAGAACGGTTTGGGACATAAAAGGAAAAGGTTTATAGTTTAAGTAACGTAAAATTATGGGTAAATATACATTATTCACAAGGTGGCTGTATACTTTTTTAGACATTAACATAATTATACCGTCCATCCT
Protein-coding sequences here:
- a CDS encoding cell division ATP-binding protein FtsE, with translation MSQTVLELKNAAIYQRESLILSEVDVTINKGDFVYLIGKTGTGKSSFMKTLYGDLPLTEGEGTIVDYNLRTLKEKDIPFLRRKLGVVFQDFKLLNDRNVRDNLQFVLRATGWKDKASMDRRIDEVLDKVGMKTKGFKFPYQLSGGEQQRIAIARALLNDPELILADEPTGNLDPQTSVEVMEVLQEISKNGNTILMATHDYALLLKYPSKTLKCDGERVFEVVQKTF